From a region of the Longimicrobiaceae bacterium genome:
- a CDS encoding glycosyltransferase, protein MSGTLFLFTYTYPYGTAETFLETEIRYLAAAWERVVVLPSRIEGENRSVPAGVEVESRLAERLARAHRPAEVAAMVLDPAFRAEVTRRPTVLARTGYLRRLTGQVALARSTGRWIEERLLRGRDPARTALFYTYWMSQAAFGLARLKRSGTRLVFVTRAHGYDLYAERHTPPYLPLQREIVARADAVFTISEHGRSYLAWKYPEHAGRVEVSRLGVLDPGMTTPGSVDGRWRVLSCSGLLPVKRVELLVRGLSVLAARNPDRVIQWDHLGDGPLRARIEQEARERLPDNVEWTIHGHLPNPAVIEYYRTRPVDVLVNVSESEGIPVSMMEAQSFGVPVVATAVGGVPEIVNADNGALLPPDADPAQIADAIELVCLESTSDARIRRASRESWRERYDA, encoded by the coding sequence AATCCGCTACCTCGCCGCGGCGTGGGAGCGGGTGGTTGTGCTTCCCTCCCGGATTGAAGGTGAAAACCGCTCCGTGCCCGCCGGGGTCGAGGTCGAGTCCAGACTGGCGGAGAGGCTCGCTCGCGCGCATCGCCCGGCCGAGGTGGCGGCGATGGTGCTCGATCCGGCGTTTCGCGCAGAAGTCACACGTCGTCCCACCGTGCTGGCGAGGACCGGCTACCTGCGCCGGCTGACCGGGCAGGTCGCGCTTGCGAGGAGCACCGGCCGCTGGATCGAGGAGCGCTTACTGCGCGGCCGGGACCCCGCCCGGACAGCCCTCTTCTACACCTACTGGATGAGCCAGGCCGCCTTCGGCCTCGCGCGCCTGAAGCGATCGGGCACGCGGCTCGTCTTCGTGACCCGCGCCCACGGCTACGACCTCTACGCCGAGCGCCACACCCCTCCCTACCTTCCGTTACAACGCGAGATAGTGGCGCGGGCGGACGCCGTCTTCACCATCTCCGAGCACGGCCGCTCCTATCTGGCGTGGAAGTATCCTGAACATGCCGGCCGAGTGGAGGTGTCCCGACTGGGCGTGCTCGATCCCGGCATGACCACCCCCGGATCCGTCGATGGACGCTGGCGCGTGCTCTCCTGCTCGGGGCTGTTGCCGGTAAAGCGGGTGGAGCTGCTGGTGCGCGGCCTGTCGGTGTTAGCCGCGCGCAACCCGGACCGGGTCATCCAGTGGGATCATCTCGGCGACGGGCCCCTTCGCGCGCGCATCGAGCAGGAGGCGCGGGAGCGGCTTCCGGACAACGTGGAATGGACCATCCATGGACACCTCCCGAACCCGGCGGTGATCGAGTACTATCGGACCCGGCCGGTCGACGTTCTCGTCAACGTGAGCGAGTCCGAGGGGATTCCCGTGTCGATGATGGAGGCACAGAGTTTCGGGGTGCCGGTGGTGGCCACCGCCGTCGGCGGCGTGCCGGAGATCGTGAACGCCGACAATGGCGCCCTGCTCCCTCCGGACGCGGATCCCGCGCAGATCGCCGACGCGATCGAGCTGGTCTGCCTCGAGTCCACGTCTGACGCCCGCATTCGTCGGGCGAGCCGGGAGAGCTGGCGCGAGCGGTACGATGC